A single window of Pseudomonas lutea DNA harbors:
- a CDS encoding DUF4946 domain-containing protein, translated as MPSTLRLCARAAVSLLLILPGVAMSADAMILWPEGWEVESLPQPPASEGQPAVQLRQRAVKNDQNGDPAMVVELTQTRLEPGHAVNVQGVLLAMRKAVQVNFARGGFQSVCTRMKDSTLSDIPAMETTCTITQNGNHVMTQTLVAAASPALAWSLSYAGSAEGYAANKDQVMHIRNSLRLGEAP; from the coding sequence ATGCCTTCCACACTGCGCTTATGCGCCCGCGCTGCTGTTTCTTTACTGCTGATCCTTCCGGGCGTTGCCATGTCGGCCGACGCGATGATCCTCTGGCCCGAAGGCTGGGAGGTCGAATCGCTGCCCCAGCCGCCGGCAAGTGAGGGCCAGCCGGCCGTGCAGTTACGACAGCGCGCGGTGAAAAACGATCAGAACGGTGACCCGGCCATGGTCGTCGAGTTGACACAGACCCGGCTGGAGCCCGGTCATGCGGTCAACGTACAGGGAGTGCTGTTGGCGATGCGCAAGGCGGTGCAGGTGAATTTCGCCAGGGGCGGGTTTCAAAGCGTCTGCACACGAATGAAGGACAGTACGCTGAGCGATATTCCGGCGATGGAAACCACCTGCACAATCACCCAGAACGGCAATCACGTCATGACGCAGACATTGGTGGCTGCGGCAAGCCCGGCGCTGGCGTGGTCTTTGTCCTATGCCGGCTCGGCTGAGGGCTACGCGGCGAACAAGGATCAGGTGATGCACATCAGGAATTCGCTGCGCCTGGGTGAAGCGCCCTAG
- a CDS encoding histone-like nucleoid-structuring protein, MvaT/MvaU family gives MSRLAEFRAAEKALQEQLAQLEHLKNDAGLKKEIEFEQQLKALMSTYDKTLRDIIAILDPGTATHGTTPAAPKRRRPRVVKVYQNPHTGEVIETKGGNHRGLKSWKLQYGAESVDSWLRGR, from the coding sequence TTGTCCAGACTTGCCGAATTTCGCGCAGCAGAAAAAGCCCTTCAGGAGCAGCTGGCCCAGCTGGAACACCTGAAGAATGATGCCGGATTGAAGAAGGAAATCGAGTTTGAGCAGCAGCTCAAGGCCCTGATGAGCACGTACGACAAGACCTTGCGCGACATCATCGCCATTCTCGACCCTGGCACCGCCACTCATGGCACGACCCCGGCCGCGCCAAAACGCCGCCGACCGCGGGTGGTCAAGGTTTACCAAAACCCACACACCGGGGAAGTGATTGAAACCAAGGGCGGCAACCACCGCGGTTTGAAGTCGTGGAAACTACAATACGGCGCTGAGTCAGTGGATTCCTGGTTACGCGGTCGTTAG
- a CDS encoding tetratricopeptide repeat protein yields MSESSSRRTPDPLGARRRWQVALALALLLMVIGLGLLVRNWHAPPAAPQVNHSYAEALEQAHGGKPGAARVLYQQFTRTDLSDIRRAGLLAELVNYPGPQALKILRGDLKRPAPLVQQTAIQAVTAMLPEAQRSLLLGPLLEDPDPSVRFGAVEALLDLSPDDLGLYYGALQEAAQQYEQALNAQVPSASRQLALSRLYINDGAPQKAIEALQVATRLEPDNLEAGLALVLLLDRQGQADRSRQLLAQWLEKHPQSSMAQHALGQWLLRHQQNEYALLALTRAIELEPDNTAYRYDLAVALHDLDQLEAAQRQLEDILKREPADRRARILLIRYWKDAGQLQKVQVLLAELEQLNADDPALQQGL; encoded by the coding sequence ATGTCTGAATCGTCTTCCCGGCGCACACCTGACCCGCTGGGGGCCCGACGGCGCTGGCAGGTGGCACTTGCGCTGGCGCTGTTGCTAATGGTCATCGGCCTCGGGCTGCTGGTTCGTAACTGGCATGCGCCGCCTGCCGCCCCGCAGGTCAATCACAGCTACGCCGAAGCGCTGGAGCAGGCTCACGGTGGCAAACCGGGCGCTGCCCGCGTGCTGTATCAGCAATTTACCCGCACCGACCTGTCCGACATCCGCCGTGCCGGGCTGCTCGCCGAACTGGTCAATTACCCGGGCCCGCAGGCGCTGAAGATTCTGCGTGGCGACCTCAAGCGCCCTGCTCCGCTGGTTCAGCAAACGGCGATCCAGGCCGTGACAGCCATGTTGCCTGAAGCTCAGCGCAGCCTGCTGCTCGGCCCCCTGCTCGAGGACCCTGACCCGTCAGTGCGCTTCGGCGCTGTAGAGGCACTGCTGGATCTGAGCCCGGATGATCTGGGTCTTTATTACGGCGCGCTCCAGGAGGCGGCCCAGCAGTACGAACAGGCCCTGAACGCTCAGGTACCGAGCGCCTCCCGCCAACTCGCGCTGTCCCGGCTCTACATCAACGACGGCGCCCCGCAAAAAGCAATCGAGGCGCTGCAGGTGGCAACCCGTCTGGAGCCGGACAATCTCGAGGCCGGGCTGGCGCTGGTTCTGTTGCTTGACCGTCAGGGGCAAGCCGATCGCTCGCGCCAGCTACTCGCACAGTGGCTGGAAAAACACCCGCAGTCGTCCATGGCCCAGCATGCCCTCGGCCAATGGCTGCTGCGTCATCAACAGAATGAATATGCCCTGCTCGCCTTGACCCGGGCCATCGAACTTGAACCCGACAACACCGCTTATCGCTATGACCTTGCCGTGGCGCTGCACGACCTCGACCAGCTGGAAGCTGCACAGCGCCAGCTTGAGGACATCCTCAAGCGCGAACCCGCTGACCGTCGTGCGAGGATCCTGCTGATCCGCTATTGGAAAGACGCCGGACAATTGCAAAAAGTACAGGTGCTGCTGGCGGAGCTGGAGCAGTTGAACGCCGATGACCCGGCGCTGCAGCAAGGCCTTTAG
- a CDS encoding efflux transporter outer membrane subunit, translating into MKAVKLFLPSLLVLALAACAVGPDYKKPDTAAANIQAATQRNYDRSHIETIWWQQFDDPTLNKLVAESLQGNRELRVAFARLKASRAIRDDISNDAMPVVTSRASSQIGRSQVPGETEHRVNQERYDLGLDMAWELDLFGRIQRELEASNADQQAAEANLYQLQVTMIAELVDAYGQLRGAQLRENIARDNLKNQQESRSVTAQLRDEGVGNELDVVRSDARLAAVEATIPQLQAEQVRQRNRIATLLGQRPDAMTVSLAPAKLPAISKALPIGDPTKLLENRPDVLSAERQLAAQTARIGVQTADLFPRVSLSGFLGFTASRGSQIGSGAAAAWGLGPSITWAAFDLGSVRARIRGANADAEGALANYEQQVLLALEETENAFSDYDKRQQRLVSLVRQSEASRSAANLANIQYREGTADFLVLLDAERERLAAEDSQALAEIDLYRGIVAIYKALGGGWQPNA; encoded by the coding sequence ATGAAGGCTGTAAAACTGTTCCTGCCGAGCCTGCTGGTCCTGGCGCTGGCGGCCTGCGCCGTCGGCCCGGATTACAAAAAGCCCGATACCGCGGCGGCCAACATCCAGGCTGCCACACAGCGCAACTACGACCGCAGCCACATCGAAACCATCTGGTGGCAGCAGTTCGACGATCCGACCCTGAACAAACTGGTCGCCGAATCGCTGCAGGGCAACCGTGAGTTGCGTGTCGCTTTCGCACGTCTGAAGGCCTCAAGGGCTATTCGTGACGACATCAGCAACGACGCCATGCCGGTCGTGACCAGCCGCGCCAGCAGCCAGATCGGCCGCTCGCAAGTGCCGGGTGAAACCGAGCACCGGGTCAATCAGGAACGCTACGACCTCGGGCTGGACATGGCCTGGGAACTCGACCTGTTCGGGCGCATTCAGCGCGAACTGGAAGCCAGCAATGCCGACCAGCAGGCTGCCGAAGCGAACCTGTACCAGCTGCAGGTGACGATGATCGCCGAACTGGTGGATGCCTACGGACAGCTGCGCGGCGCACAACTGCGCGAAAACATTGCCCGGGACAACCTGAAGAACCAGCAGGAATCGCGCAGCGTCACCGCGCAACTGCGCGACGAAGGCGTGGGCAACGAGCTCGACGTGGTGCGTTCCGACGCACGTCTGGCCGCGGTGGAAGCGACCATCCCGCAGCTGCAGGCTGAACAGGTGCGCCAGCGCAACCGCATCGCCACCCTGCTCGGCCAGCGTCCGGACGCCATGACCGTGAGCCTCGCCCCGGCCAAGCTGCCGGCGATCTCCAAGGCTCTCCCGATCGGTGACCCGACCAAGCTGCTGGAAAACCGTCCGGACGTGCTCAGTGCCGAGCGACAACTGGCGGCGCAGACTGCACGCATTGGTGTGCAAACGGCCGACCTGTTCCCGCGGGTCAGCCTGAGCGGCTTCCTGGGCTTTACCGCCAGCCGCGGTTCGCAGATCGGCTCCGGCGCGGCGGCGGCATGGGGCCTGGGTCCGAGCATCACCTGGGCCGCTTTTGACCTGGGCAGCGTGAGGGCGCGTATTCGCGGCGCCAACGCCGATGCCGAAGGCGCGCTGGCCAACTACGAGCAGCAAGTGCTGCTGGCCCTGGAAGAAACCGAGAACGCCTTCAGCGACTACGACAAGCGTCAGCAGCGTCTGGTGTCGCTGGTGCGGCAGAGTGAAGCGAGTCGTTCGGCGGCCAATCTGGCAAACATCCAGTACCGCGAGGGCACGGCTGACTTCCTTGTGCTGCTTGACGCCGAACGTGAGCGCCTGGCGGCCGAGGACAGCCAGGCGCTGGCCGAGATCGATCTGTACCGCGGCATCGTTGCGATCTACAAAGCCCTGGGCGGTGGTTGGCAACCAAACGCCTGA
- a CDS encoding efflux RND transporter permease subunit codes for MNFSKFFITRPIFAAVLSLLILIAGAISLFQLPISEYPEVVPPTVVVRANFPGANPKVIGETVAAPLEQAITGVENMLYMSSQATADGKLTLTITFALGTNLDTAQVQVQNRVTRTEPKLPEEVTRIGITVDKASPDLTMVVHLTSPDKRYDMLYLSNYAVLNIKDELARLGGVGDVQLFGMGDYSLRVWLDPNKTASRNITATDVVNAIREQNRQVAAGQLGAPPSPSATSFQMSINTQGRLVSEEEFENIIVRAGDNGEITRVKDIARVELGSSQYALRSLLNNQPAVAIPIFQRPGSNAIDISNEVRAEMELLKKSFPEGMDYSIVYDPTIFVRGSIEAVVHTLFEALILVVLVVILFLQTWRASIIPLVAVPVSLIGTFAVMHLFGFSLNALSLFGLVLAIGIVVDDAIVVVENVERNIELGHAPMEATQIAMREVTGPIIATALVLCAVFIPAAFISGLTGQFYKQFALTIAISTVISAFNSLTLSPALAAVLLRAHDAPKDRFSRVLDKLFGGWLFRPFNRFFVKASNGYVNSVGRVIRFSGVALVVYVGLIVMTWLGFSTTPTGFVPAQDKQYLVAFAQLPDAASLDRTEEVIKKMSAIALEQPGVENAIAFPGLSINGFTNSPNSGIVFVALKSFEDRKEASESAGAIAGALNGKYAGIEEAYMAIFPPPPVQGLGTIGGFRLQIEDRGNLGYDELYKETMNIIGKSRSVPELAALFTSYTVNVPQVDAAIDREKAKTLGVPISDIFDTLQVYLGSLYANDFNRFGRTYQVNVQAEQQFRQDAEQIGQLKVRNNRGEMIPLATLLNVTNTSGPDRVMHYNGFITAEINGAAGPGYSSGQAQVAMEKLLKEELPNGMTYEWTDLTYQQILSGNTALLVFPLCVLLAFLVLAALYESWSLPLAVILIVPMTLLSAIAGVIIAGSDNNIFTQIGLIVLVGLACKNAILIVEFAKDEQDKGKTPLEAVLEACRLRLRPILMTSFAFIMGVVPLVLSSGAGAEMRHAMGVAVFSGMLGVTFFGLLLTPVFYVLIRNYVGRKEARKAAKAQRVQTIAPEAH; via the coding sequence ATGAATTTCTCCAAGTTCTTCATCACGCGACCGATCTTCGCGGCGGTGCTTTCGCTGCTGATCCTGATCGCCGGTGCCATCTCGCTGTTCCAATTGCCGATCAGTGAATATCCGGAAGTCGTACCCCCGACCGTTGTGGTCCGTGCCAACTTCCCTGGCGCCAACCCCAAAGTGATTGGCGAAACCGTTGCCGCGCCGCTTGAACAGGCGATTACCGGCGTCGAGAACATGCTCTACATGTCCTCTCAGGCGACCGCCGACGGCAAGCTGACCCTGACCATCACCTTTGCGTTGGGGACCAACCTCGACACCGCGCAGGTGCAGGTGCAAAACCGGGTCACCCGGACAGAGCCCAAGCTGCCCGAAGAAGTAACGCGCATCGGCATCACCGTCGACAAGGCCTCGCCGGACCTGACGATGGTGGTCCACCTGACCTCGCCGGACAAGCGCTACGACATGCTGTATCTGTCCAACTACGCGGTGCTCAACATCAAGGATGAGCTGGCGCGCCTGGGCGGTGTCGGCGACGTGCAGTTGTTCGGTATGGGCGACTACTCGCTGCGTGTCTGGCTCGACCCCAACAAAACCGCTTCGCGCAACATCACTGCGACCGATGTGGTCAATGCCATCCGCGAGCAAAACCGTCAGGTAGCCGCCGGTCAACTGGGCGCACCGCCCTCCCCGAGCGCCACCAGCTTTCAGATGTCGATCAACACTCAGGGCCGTCTGGTCTCCGAAGAAGAGTTTGAAAACATCATTGTTCGCGCCGGCGACAACGGTGAAATCACCCGGGTCAAGGACATTGCCCGCGTTGAACTGGGCTCCAGTCAGTACGCTCTGCGCTCGCTGCTGAACAATCAGCCCGCAGTCGCCATCCCGATCTTCCAGCGCCCTGGCTCGAACGCCATCGACATTTCCAACGAAGTGCGCGCCGAAATGGAGCTGCTGAAGAAGAGCTTCCCGGAAGGCATGGACTACAGCATCGTGTATGACCCGACGATCTTTGTGCGCGGCTCCATCGAAGCGGTGGTTCACACGCTGTTCGAAGCGCTGATCCTGGTCGTTCTGGTGGTGATTCTGTTCCTGCAGACCTGGCGCGCCTCGATCATCCCGCTGGTCGCTGTACCGGTGTCGCTGATCGGTACATTTGCGGTCATGCACCTGTTCGGCTTCTCGCTCAATGCCCTGTCGCTGTTCGGACTGGTACTGGCGATCGGTATCGTCGTCGACGACGCCATCGTGGTCGTGGAAAACGTCGAGCGGAACATCGAACTCGGCCACGCGCCGATGGAAGCCACCCAGATCGCCATGCGCGAAGTGACGGGACCGATCATCGCTACAGCGCTGGTGCTGTGTGCGGTGTTTATTCCGGCGGCGTTCATCTCCGGCCTGACCGGGCAATTCTATAAACAGTTCGCGTTGACCATCGCCATCTCGACGGTGATCTCGGCCTTCAACTCCCTGACCCTGTCGCCGGCACTGGCGGCGGTGCTGCTGCGTGCCCACGATGCGCCCAAGGACCGCTTTTCGCGCGTGCTCGACAAGTTGTTCGGTGGCTGGCTGTTCCGCCCTTTCAACCGCTTCTTCGTCAAGGCCAGTAACGGCTATGTAAATTCGGTCGGCCGGGTGATCCGCTTCAGCGGTGTGGCGCTGGTGGTGTATGTCGGCCTGATTGTCATGACCTGGCTGGGCTTTTCGACCACGCCAACCGGTTTCGTACCGGCGCAGGACAAGCAGTATCTGGTGGCGTTTGCCCAACTCCCGGACGCCGCGAGCCTGGACCGTACCGAGGAAGTGATCAAGAAGATGTCCGCGATCGCCCTGGAACAACCGGGCGTAGAAAACGCGATTGCCTTTCCGGGCCTGTCGATCAACGGCTTCACCAACAGCCCGAACTCCGGCATCGTCTTCGTCGCACTCAAGTCCTTTGAAGACCGCAAGGAGGCCAGCGAGTCCGCCGGTGCAATTGCCGGTGCGTTGAACGGCAAATACGCAGGTATCGAAGAAGCCTACATGGCGATCTTCCCGCCGCCGCCGGTACAGGGCCTGGGCACGATCGGCGGCTTCCGTCTGCAGATCGAAGACCGTGGCAACCTGGGTTACGACGAGCTGTACAAAGAGACGATGAACATCATCGGCAAGAGCCGCAGCGTGCCGGAACTGGCTGCACTGTTTACCAGCTACACCGTTAACGTGCCGCAGGTCGATGCCGCCATCGACCGTGAAAAAGCCAAGACCCTCGGCGTGCCGATCAGTGACATCTTTGACACGCTGCAGGTTTATCTGGGCTCGCTGTACGCCAACGACTTCAACCGTTTCGGTCGGACCTATCAGGTCAACGTGCAGGCTGAACAGCAGTTCCGTCAGGACGCCGAACAGATCGGTCAGTTGAAAGTGCGCAACAACCGCGGCGAAATGATCCCGCTGGCGACGCTGCTCAACGTCACCAACACTTCCGGCCCGGACCGCGTCATGCACTACAACGGCTTCATCACCGCCGAAATCAACGGCGCCGCTGGCCCAGGCTACAGCTCGGGTCAGGCGCAGGTGGCGATGGAAAAACTGCTCAAGGAGGAGCTGCCCAACGGCATGACCTACGAGTGGACCGACCTGACCTACCAACAGATCCTGTCGGGCAACACCGCCTTGCTGGTCTTCCCGCTCTGCGTACTGCTGGCGTTCCTGGTACTGGCTGCGCTGTATGAAAGCTGGAGCCTGCCGCTGGCGGTGATTCTGATCGTACCGATGACCCTGCTGTCAGCCATTGCCGGTGTGATCATTGCCGGCAGCGACAACAACATCTTCACCCAGATCGGGCTGATCGTACTGGTGGGCCTGGCGTGCAAGAACGCGATCCTCATCGTCGAGTTCGCCAAGGACGAGCAGGACAAGGGCAAGACCCCGCTCGAAGCGGTACTGGAAGCCTGCCGTCTGCGTCTGCGGCCGATCCTGATGACCTCTTTCGCGTTCATCATGGGTGTGGTTCCGCTGGTGCTTTCCAGTGGTGCCGGTGCAGAGATGCGTCATGCCATGGGCGTGGCGGTGTTCTCCGGGATGCTCGGGGTGACCTTCTTCGGTCTGCTGCTGACGCCGGTCTTCTATGTCCTGATTCGCAACTACGTGGGACGCAAAGAGGCACGCAAGGCGGCCAAGGCTCAACGCGTTCAGACCATCGCTCCGGAGGCTCATTGA
- the mexE gene encoding multidrug efflux RND transporter periplasmic adaptor subunit MexE, which translates to MLQSLTPLRYPLAALALVVISACGRTPEATVAPAAAKVNVAKVLEQPVNEWDEVTARLEAPETVQVRPRVSGQIDAVAFTDGELVKKGDLLFQIDPRPFEAEVHRLEAQLQQSKAAAQRSTNEAQRGERLRTNNAISAELADSRTTTAQESKAAVAAIQAQLDLARLNLSFTRVTAPITGRVSRAEITAGNIVTADQTILTSLVSTDKVYAYFDADERVFLKYNQLARDGKRSATTPVYMGLSNEVENPHLGQMNFVDNQVNPRTGTIRGRAVFDNSKGEYTPGLYARLKLVGSGTYSAMLIKDEAVGTDLGKKFVLVVDKDNKAIYRSVDLGPKLEGLRIVRSGLSKDDRIVVTGLQRVRPGSPIDPQDTPMATPETISALQQQRQAFEASNPPKAPSKLDAKVAASATPRG; encoded by the coding sequence ATGCTTCAGTCTTTAACTCCTTTGCGCTATCCCCTCGCCGCGCTGGCCCTGGTGGTCATCAGCGCCTGCGGCCGGACGCCTGAAGCGACGGTTGCCCCGGCAGCGGCCAAAGTCAACGTGGCCAAGGTGCTCGAACAGCCGGTCAACGAGTGGGACGAAGTCACGGCCCGCCTTGAGGCGCCGGAAACCGTGCAGGTGCGTCCGCGTGTGTCGGGCCAGATCGACGCCGTCGCGTTCACCGATGGCGAACTGGTGAAGAAAGGCGACCTGCTGTTCCAGATCGACCCGCGCCCGTTTGAAGCGGAAGTGCATCGTCTCGAAGCACAACTGCAGCAATCCAAGGCCGCAGCCCAGCGCAGCACCAACGAAGCCCAGCGTGGCGAACGGCTGCGCACCAATAACGCGATCTCCGCCGAACTTGCCGATTCGCGTACCACCACCGCCCAGGAATCCAAGGCCGCCGTCGCCGCCATTCAGGCACAGCTTGACCTGGCGCGCCTGAACCTGAGCTTCACCCGTGTGACGGCGCCGATTACCGGTCGCGTCAGCCGTGCCGAGATCACGGCGGGCAACATCGTTACCGCCGACCAGACGATCCTCACCAGCCTGGTCTCGACGGACAAGGTCTACGCCTACTTCGACGCCGACGAACGCGTGTTCCTCAAGTACAACCAGCTGGCGCGCGACGGCAAACGCAGCGCGACCACGCCGGTGTATATGGGCCTGTCCAACGAAGTCGAAAACCCGCACCTGGGCCAGATGAACTTCGTCGACAACCAGGTCAATCCGCGTACCGGTACCATTCGCGGGCGCGCCGTGTTCGACAACAGCAAGGGCGAGTACACCCCGGGCCTGTACGCCCGCTTGAAGCTGGTCGGCAGCGGCACTTACTCGGCGATGCTGATCAAGGACGAAGCCGTGGGCACCGACCTGGGCAAGAAGTTCGTGCTGGTGGTGGACAAGGACAACAAGGCGATTTATCGCAGCGTCGACCTGGGGCCGAAGCTTGAAGGCCTGCGCATCGTGCGCAGCGGCCTGAGCAAGGACGACCGCATCGTCGTCACCGGCCTGCAGCGCGTGCGTCCGGGTTCGCCGATTGACCCGCAAGACACGCCGATGGCCACCCCTGAAACCATTTCCGCACTGCAACAACAACGCCAGGCCTTTGAAGCCAGCAACCCACCGAAGGCGCCGTCGAAGCTCGACGCCAAGGTCGCTGCTTCCGCCACGCCACGCGGTTAA
- a CDS encoding helix-turn-helix domain-containing protein, producing the protein MLDLSFSKPSEIVTRLCARLRAERLALEMTQADVASRAGVGVNTVSNLEAGRNVGFENLVRVAMVLGRTKELEGLFMPRLDSLDDIRRYEGAAARRRIRKSGDA; encoded by the coding sequence ATGTTGGACTTAAGCTTTAGCAAACCCAGTGAAATCGTCACTCGCCTCTGCGCACGTTTGCGCGCCGAGCGGCTTGCACTGGAAATGACCCAGGCCGACGTGGCCAGCCGTGCGGGGGTCGGGGTCAACACCGTTTCAAACCTTGAGGCGGGGCGCAATGTCGGTTTTGAGAATCTGGTTCGCGTGGCCATGGTTCTGGGGCGGACGAAGGAGCTCGAAGGGCTGTTTATGCCCAGGCTCGACAGCCTTGATGACATCCGCCGCTATGAAGGCGCTGCCGCGCGCCGCCGCATAAGGAAATCTGGCGATGCTTGA